A segment of the Streptomyces pactum genome:
GACGCCGCCGCCGAACCAGCGCTCGAGGGCCTGGCCGAGGTCGTCGGTGGTGCCCGGTGAGGTCCAGGCGACGTAGCCGTCGGGGCGGACCAGGACGGCGTCGGGTGCGGTGCCGGGGGTGGTGGTCCAGGTTCCGGTGACGGTGTCGACGCGGCCGGTGTGGTGCCGGGCGGCGCGTGCGGCGGCGCCGTCACGGGTCACCAGCAGGCCGCGTCCGGTGCGCAGGAGTTCGCCGACGCGGGTGCGGGTGCCGTCGGGCAGGGTCAGCGCCCGGTCGGGCGGCATGCGCCGGCCCAGCAGCGGATGGTCGCCCTTGGCCAGGTCGTAGCGGATGCCGAGACCGCTCACGATGCCGGCGACCCGCTCGGCGGCGTCCCGGTGGGCCAGCAGCTCGCCCACGACCTCGCGGACCGGGTCCATGGTCTCGTCACCGAGGTAGAGCTTCGACGCCGCGCGGGCGTCGCGGATCAACTGCTCGCCGACCGGGTGGCGTTCGGCGTGATAGGTGTCCAGCAGACCCTCGGGCGCCCACCCGCCGACCGCCGCCGCCAGCTTCCAGCCGAGGTTCGCCGCGTCCTGCAGCCCGGCGCTCAGTCCCCACGCGGCCAGCGGCGGGATCTCGTGCGCCGCGTCGCCCGCCAGGAACACCCGCCCGCGCCGGTACTGCCCGGCCAGCGCGGCCGAGTTGCCGCACGCCCACAGCCAGTGGCAGTCCGCGTCGTCGATCGACTCGCCGGTCAGCCGCCGCCACGCGTCGGCGACCTCGGCGAACCTCAGCG
Coding sequences within it:
- a CDS encoding FAD-dependent monooxygenase is translated as MKKTDVIVVGAGPAGLLLAGELRLGGADVAVYDRLPVPAGQSRALGFNRRAAESLGQRGLLSRLGEFRWGPMGHFGGVRFDLGMLDEDHSGVLGLSQATTERALGGWLADLGVPVRRGCEVSGLRETPEGVVVSFTGPDGPGQEQAGYVAGCDGAGSTVRALAGIPVRDWEPTRGMYTAEISGAAPRPRPIGERLPGGRMVVCTPLGGGRCRVVVHDPDLPARPEPGALRFAEVADAWRRLTGESIDDADCHWLWACGNSAALAGQYRRGRVFLAGDAAHEIPPLAAWGLSAGLQDAANLGWKLAAAVGGWAPEGLLDTYHAERHPVGEQLIRDARAASKLYLGDETMDPVREVVGELLAHRDAAERVAGIVSGLGIRYDLAKGDHPLLGRRMPPDRALTLPDGTRTRVGELLRTGRGLLVTRDGAAARAARHHTGRVDTVTGTWTTTPGTAPDAVLVRPDGYVAWTSPGTTDDLGQALERWFGGGVPQYAGR